The following DNA comes from Sorex araneus isolate mSorAra2 chromosome 5, mSorAra2.pri, whole genome shotgun sequence.
actcctggcagtgctcgggggctcaGCCTAGAGTCAGACGCCAGGCGAGGGAAGCTTCTTACCCCTGTGCCCCTCGCTGgtgcacattttcattttttactttatttttcatttgggggccacatccggccgtgctcagggcttactcctggctctacactcagggatcgctcctggggcttgggggagcttctggggtgccggggatcacacctgggccaGTCAGGGGCacagccagcgccctccccgctgtcctctctggcccctctggcacgcattttttttttagctttttgggtcacacctggcgatgcacagggattattcctggctctgcactcaggaatcacccctggcagtgctcaggggaccatatgggatgctgggatttgaacctgggtcggccgcgtgcaaggcaaatgccctacctgctgtgctatcgctccagcccctggcacgcatttttaaaagatgcatctttatttcattgtttgtttgggggccatactgggcCGTTCTCAGAGCCAACTCCCGGCCCCGTGGCTGGAGGACCATGTGGCATCGGGAATCAAGCCAGGGTCCGACACACAGCACATGTGCTCCGCCCTTCGGACCATCTCCCTGGAACCagcactttttgtttgctttgttttgggggtcacgaccggaaatgttcaggggttactcctggctctgagctcaggaattactcctggggggctcagggacccgTATGGAGAGCCGGGGGTCAAATCTCCAGTCCCTGCAAGTCAGAACATCTTAACCCAGACAGCGGGGGCTAGGgtagggggtggcggggggtgtCTCTTCTCAGCCCATGTGGGTGGAGGTTAGAGGCattctagggcatttgccttgcacgtggttaacgagggtttgattcccagcatcccatatggtcccctgagcattgccaggcgtaattcctgagtgcatgagccaggagtaacccctgtgcattgccgggtgtgacccaaaaaacaaaataataataatcactgtcactgtatcactgtcatcccattgatcatcagtttgctcaagcgggcccagtaacgtctccatttgtcctagccctgagattttagcagcctttctttaattatccttcccaatagtgccgcattagaggctcttcagggtcaggtgaatgagacccatcatggttactgtatttggcatatgaatacaccacggggagcttgccaggctctcccccatgtggacagtaaactctcggtagcttgccaggttctcctagagggagaactaggctatcagatgttagATGTTAGGCTGCGTTGTGgctgcgtgcttccgggagcttggttttatagcctctggatgttggtcattgatgggattacaacgGCGtgaggggcagtttctgggtatgattgcctagctactggaaagtggggaatctgggtaataataataataatcaggggctggagcaatagcacagcgggtagggcgtttgccttgcacgcggccgacccgggttcgatccccagcatcccatatggttccctgagcaccgccaggaataattcctgagtgcatgagccaggagtaacccctgtgcatcaccgggtgtgatccaaaaagcaaaataataataataagaataagaatttatTCCATGTTGCTCTCCCCAGAGAACCCGAAGATTCGTGCAGATCCCCTGGGGCGTGCTGACCCCAGCCAGTGGGCCCCGCAGGAAGGGGCATCACATGCCAGGCCCACCCAGGCACCCAGGCCGATCTCCTGGGCAGCGACACGGTGAGGTCACCTGCCCCTGCCATGAGGGATGCTCAGCCCCCACGTGGCCCCGGCTCCAGTGTGGCCCCACCAGCTCTGACGTGTCCCGTTCCAGGAGGAGGCAGTGGAAGCAGGCGGAGGCTCAGCTGGCCGGAGGGcccaggatggatccctgagcactgctgggcacggcCCCCAACCAACCGGGAGTGAAGGCGGCCAGGCAGGTACTCGGGAGGGAAATATTTAGGGGAGCGGGGAACTGGCCTGCAGGGCCCCCAGTCACACGTGCGGGCCTGGGTTCTGGTGGGGGGCGGCCTCTGAGTCACACATTCTCTGCCCCGAACTGGCCCCTCAGCTCAGGGACAGTGCCGGGAGATGCTGGGTTTGGCCACCAGGGGGCTCCCTTCCTGCCCAGCAGCGGGCACCGGCTGCCCCACCCAGTGACCATCAGGGCCTCACCGCCCAGAGCCCAGCGGAGTGGCAAAGGCTGGGCCAGGTGAGGGGGTggcccacaccctgccccctcccttcaGCCACCttccctgctgggcctggggtgCCCCTAAGTTGAGCCCCGTGGGCGCACGAGTCACAGCAGCCGTGCTGCTCAGTCACCTGCGGGGCCTCCAACGGTTCCCAGGAGGCGCGGGGGACACCGAGCACATACACCCTGGGCTCAGGGTCAGGAGTCCCCGGCCGGGCGCTAGTCTGGGCGGGGTGGAGCTCCGGCCCCTCGGGGTCCCGCCTGGCACTGGCCGCTTCCCCAGCGTCCCTGGCTCTCGGGGATGGGAGGGGCGCATGGCGGGGTCTTCCTGGGAAGGCGGGAGGGCCGGGCCCTGTGAATGGGGCTaacctctctcccctctgcctgtgGTGGCCAGCGGGCAGCCACGGGCCCTGTCGCCCACAGGGCTGGACAGAGCAGGGgaaggcgggcgggggtggggggaggtgtggtcACCTTTCCTGGGGTGCTCCTCTGCAGGCCTCCCAgtggccgcccccacccccgcagagAGCCCCTCAGTCCTCACTTAGCCCCGCCCCCGCTTCATCCCCAGGGACAGGCCTAGGATGGGGTCAGCTCGGGCCTGGCGGGCCTGGCGGGGCGGAGTCTGCAGCTGTGGGTGGCCGGGAGGctccagagacaggaagagacccgagtccttccccaggggctgCGGCCCCCTAGCCCCTACAGGCCCTTGAGAGGGGAGGGGTCAGCCAGCCCTCCCCCCATCTGGTGACCCTGTCTGGGCTCACCCTGGCCCTCCCTCATTTCCTCTGCAAGTTCAGTGGGCGGGGCCTCGGAGTCCCCAGGGGGACCTGGACACTGACAGCCTCAAACACTCGTCCCTAGCCCCAGGCCTTTGGGAAGGGGGACCCGGGATGGCTCAGGGCCCCCATTAGTGGTGCAGCAGCCGCTGAGACCCCCCAAGCAGGCCGATGCAGCCTGAGCCCCGCTGAGACGGGCCGacatggggaggggggggcagagcACTGTGAAGAGAGCGGGGACAGTAAAACAGCCTGTGGCTGTGTGGACACCACGGCCACCCACGCTCCGGCTGTGCATGGGTCCCTCCCCCGCCCACGCTTCCCGCTGGGGCAGCCGAGACCAAGGCCAGGCCCACCCCTCTGAGCAAGCCTGGCAGACAGCCCGGGCGTGGCGAGCGCAGCTCAGAGACAGGCCCTGCTCAGGGCGGCTCCgcggttttgttttattgtgtttggGTGATGACTCACCCCCAAACTCAGGTTTTTCCAAACTCGTTCTCAGAGAGTGGCGGGGTCTGTCCCCCCAGCACGGGGTCACCACCTTTCACCCTGAAGGGGCACGTCCCGCGCCATGGGAATGGATGGTGCTAGAAGCAGCTCTGCGGGCAGACGAAGACCTGCCGGGTGCCGGCGGACATGGTGAGGGCGCGGCCCGGGTCTGTCCCGATGCCTCTTCACGGACACCTCATCCAGGTGGTGGTAGCCCCAGGACCCCCTCTACTGCCCAGCACCACCCAGCGACCCCCCCACTGtccagcactgcagagtccccCTGTACTGTCCAGCCCTGCACAGCATTCCCCCCTACTGTCCAGCACTGCCCAGCGTCCCCCCTGCTGTCCAGCACTGCCCAGCATCCCCCCTACTgtccagcactgcctggaatccCCCCTACTGTCCAGCACTGCACAGCTTCCCCCCTGCTGTCCAGCACTGCCCAGCGTCCCCCCTACTGTCCAGCACTGCAGTGTCCCCCCCCTACTGTCCAGCACTGCACAGCTTCCCCCCTGCTGTCCAGCACTGCAGTGCCCAGCCCTGCACTGTGTCCCTCTGTgctgcccagcactgcccagtgttCCCTGCACTGGCCAGCACTGACGGTGCCCAGCGCTCATCCTCCCCAGCCTGGGGCAAAGTCCAGTAGTGCCCGGGGCAGGCCAGTCCAGCAGTGCCCGGCTGGGGTCCATCACAGCAAACAGGCTCCTCCCTCTCGGAGGCTGGTGCTCCCCACCAGGGGCTTCCTGGGAGGGCGCTGAGGCGTCACCTAGCTGCTGCCGCCACGCTGGCACTGAGGCCGGGGAGAACACGGACCCCGGGAGAAGCAGGCCTTGGGCGCGGCTGGCGGGCGGGTCAGGGGGCCGCGGGCTCGCTGGCGCTGCCCTGCTGGGGGCGCCTGTTGAGCAGCTCGAACGTGTCCTCCACCACCTGCCACAGGCAGCTGTCCAGCGGGAAGTCGTTGTCCACCAGGTTGACCAGGAAGTAGTTGTCGTGGATGTGCTGGATGACCCCTCGGGACGGGGAGCCCTCCTCATACAGCCGCCCCCACTGCTCCGTCCACAGGGCGAAGGCCTCGTCCTGCAGGGGTGCGGGCACGGCtgcagaggcacacacagacagacacagacagacacacggacacatgcacagagacacacgcagagacagacacagatagacacacagacacagacagagacacacagacacacggacacacacacagacacatgcagagacacagatagacacggagacagagacacacagacacacagagacagacagaaaaactcagagacacacagacagacacacagacaaagagacagacacacggacacacacacagagacacatgcagtgacagacacagatagacagagagacagagacacacagacacacagaaaaactcacagagacacagacagacatacacacagacaaagagacagacacaggtctggagtgatagcacagcggggagggcgtttgccttgcacgcagccgaccctggttctaatcccagcatcccatatggtcccctgagcaccgccagggtaattcctgagtgcagagccaggagtaacccctgtgcatcgccgggtgtgacccaaaaaaaacaaaacaaaacaaaaaaatcaaagagacagacacacggacacacacacagagatagactcacagacacacacagagacacacagagagacagacagatagacacagagagacagagacacacagacacacagagacagacaaactcacagacagacatacacagaaacagacagagacgcagatacacacagaggcacagacagacacacacacacagagatacagagacagacacatacatagactcacacacacacagactcacagacacacacagagacatatacaggcACGCAGAGGcacacagggacagacagacacacggacaggGTGACGGGCTCCCCGGGCAGGCTCGTGTGCAGGGCGGCCCCCCAGAATAACCAGGCCCAGCAGGCTCGGGCCCCGCCGTACCTTCCAGAACATGAAGCTGACGGGGTCCACCACCGTGGGCTGGATGACCTCCCGGCCCGGGAAGATGCCCCAGGTGACGGCATTGGGCTGCAGGCCGGGGGCGTTGGTGATGTTCTCTCCCTGGGGCGGGGGAGCGGGTCAGTATGGGGGGTGTGTGGCGGCACCCCCCGGCCTGGTCCGGGCCGGCCATGCGGCCCCTCTGCTCCCGTTGCCCCCTGGGCTTCTCTCCCGTCTGCCCCAAGCCAGCCCCCAAGGGCCTGTGACGcctgcagccccccagctccTTCCCCCCCAGCGCCCCCATCCACCAGCCCCTCTTATCTGCACACCGTGACCCGTCTACACTGGTCAGCTCCACTGCTGGTGCCCCTGGGCTCTGGCCAAGCTGACCCGGGGTCTTCCCACGGACCAGGCCCTGGTGCCCTGGCCTGCCCCTCCATGCCCCGCCGAAGTCCCCCCCCCGATCGCCAAATCCCGAGCTGGGTGTCACACAGCAGAGGGCCCCTACGGGCCGGCCTCCTAGAGTGTCCCCAAGGACCTGGGGCCCCCATCGTGGGCGCCCACGGGCCCCTCCGCTCGGCCCAGAGCCCGGCTGGGCACCCCGGATGCACCTTCACGTCCACGATGTGGTAGTTGACCCGGAGCTCGTACTTCTTCAGCACCTGCAGCAGCGCCTGCACCGTCTCGCGGGACGTGAAGAACTCCAGGTAGGCCTGTGGGGGCCGCACGCTTGCCACCAGCCcgtgcccgccccggccccgtgACGGGTGGCTCACACCTGAGCAGGCGAATGCCCCGGTCTGGACAGACCCGGGGGGCAgcggcctccctcctccctgagtGTCGTCCTGCCCCGACAGGGCCCAGTGGGCTGGTGCCAGCTCGCAGGGCCAGGGGGAACCTCCCGGTCTCACAGCTAAGGTGGCTTTTTGggagttttttttgctttttggatcacgcccagagatgctcagagttactcctggctctgcactcaggaatcactcctggcggtgcccaggggaccatatggggttccggggattgaactcgggtcggtcgcgtgcaaggcaaacgccctccccgctgtgctatcgctccggcccctccaagaCAGCATTTGTCCGGAAAAGCCAAGCCCGCCGGGGCCCGCGTGGGTGCAGGCTCGGGAACGTGTCCCAGCGGGACCCCGCGGCTCAGCGACCACGCCAGGTGCCCGGCCCCCCTGGGCTCACCCCGGGGCCCGGAAAGGTGCTCCTCCCGGGCACCCGCCCACCTTCTGGAAGACGTAGCCGCCGCTGGGGCCCCAGCCCACCACGGGGTCGGTGGAGGGGCGGCCGTTGACGGGCGGCTGGGAGTTGATGGTGAGCACGCCCTGCCGGTTCACGCGCAGCAGCTGCTCCTTCAGCAGGTCTGTCTCGGGCGCCAGCGGCTCGTCGTTCCACGGCAGACACGTCACCTGGGGGCGGCCGGGCTGGGGTGTGCGGCCGGtgtccgcccgcccgcctgcacgcacccccccccccggggccccccagccccgcgctCACCAGGTGGCCCTGCGGGTTGGGCTCTCCGGACAGGTAGTGCTCGAAGACCTGGAAGACGCTGTGCTCCCCCGCCAGCTCCTCGCCCCACATCTGCCGCAGCTCCTCCGGGGAGCACCGGCTCTGCAGGTAGAAGAGGTAGTAGTCCCGGAGCTCCCCGAAGGCCGGCGAGgaggagtggcccctggcgggggtgggggggagcgacGGGCAGTCAGGGACCCTTCCGGAGccggtcccccaccccgcctggccCGGCTCACGGCCACCCCCCGCCTCACCAGCGGCCGTTGGGGAACTCGTCCCAGTCCTGGGTGCGGTAGATGTAACTCTTGGGTCTGGAGGCCCAGAAGATGGGCCGGACGTCCTCCTCGCGCCGCTTGGGGTGGGCGCTCAcggcccagggcaggggccgcCTGGGGGATGGCAGGGAGTGGCCCTGAGCCCAAGAGACCCAGCGCGGCCCTTCCCAGGCCCAGCCTGGGCgggtggaggaggtgggggggaggggggtggtctcCGGCCTCACCTGGGGTCCTCGTTCCACAGGCCCAGGCGCCGGAGCACCTCGATGGTGGCCACCTCGCGGTTGAGGGTGTAGAAGTGCAGGCCGGGCGCCAGGCCGCTGGCCAGCAGCTCCCGGCACAGGCTGGTGGCCTGCTCGATGCCGTAGTTGCGGATGGCGTCGTCGTTGTCCTTGATGGGCTCGATCACGTCGCGGATCTGCTGCGGCACCTCCAGCCGGGACAGCTTGACCAGCTGCCGCAGCGAGTGGTAGCCCTGCGGGACAGGAGGGGCTTGGCGCCCGGGCCCCCCACGCGCCGCCCTCGGGGAAGACCCTTCCCCCACCGGGCCCGGGCCCGCTGACGCAGCCCGCGTGGCGCTTCCTGGTGTCGAACACCGGGGCCGGCGACCGGCCGAGCACCAGGGCACGAGCGTGGGTGAAGGACGGACACACGTGTGCCGGGCTTGCTGGGGTCAGTGCCTCTGGGGACGGGCTTTGGGACAAGCCGGTGCAGGACTCTGAGACCAggtgtgcgggggcgggggacccccgggcccccacAGCGGGCGTGTGCTGAGTGCCCGGGAGGCGCCTGTCTGTGGGCCGGAGGACAGTGGTGGTtcggggtggggtgagaggtcaTCAGAACCGGGGGGGCAAGCGCGGAGGGCACAGCGCCCACCTGGATGGGGAAGATGCCGGGGAGAATGGGGCAGGCGATGCCCAGCGCCCTGCAGGCCGCCACGAAGCGGAAGAAGGTGTCGGCCTCGAAGAAGAGCTGCGTGATGATGAAGTCGGCCCCCGCCTCCACCTTCTCCTTCAGGTGCTGCAGGTCGGCCTCCAGGCTCCCGGCGTCGGGGTGCCCTTTGGGGTAccctggggggcagcagggacaggCTGGCTCCGCGGCCCAGGGCACTCGGCCTTCCCTGGCCACCATAAGTGCCCACTCCCCACGCTCCTCTGCGGGCCCCTGGAGGGGGTCAGCACGGGGGCTGTGCTCGGCTCTGGACCCCACATTCAAACTGTTtcccggggggctggagccatagcacagcggggagggcgctttccttgcacctGGTCGACCCAGGcccgatccccggcatcttacccaggagtgagccctgagcactgccagctgtggcccaaagacaaaaaaaaaattctagctaCTCTCAGAATTCCTCAGGGGTTTAGGGGACTTGGGAAGCTGCAGGGGAGCAGCTGCAGAAAAGGAGGGGCTCACGGGGAGCAAAGAACAGAATGAGGTGCCAAGGCCCTGACGTGACCTCGGCGGGGGCAGAGGCTCGAGGGGCCGCCCCGGCCCTCAGACCCGGCATCCCTGAGGGAGCCGCAGACCACCCCACTCCAGCAGGGGGACCCTGCCCCCAGCCATAgcgtttttaggtcacacctggtgatgctcaggggttactcctggctctgcactcaggaattactcctggaggtgctcgggggaccctatgggatgccgggaattgaacccgggtcggccacatgcacggcagacaccctccccgctgccctatcGTTCTGGCCCCGCGGGCGCTTGGAGCCGAGCCCCTCAAGTGTCCGGAAACTTGCGATGTCCACTGGCCACAGGCCCGCACGGACCACGATCGCGAGGGTCCAATGAGAGAGGACCCCATCAGGCCTCCTGGGTAAAGCGGGGGCGGGCGGCGTGGGGGAGGCAGAGCTGAGGTGGGCCTGACCGAGGTTCTGACCAAGGGAGGGCCCGGGCTGTCCGGCTGTTTCCTGGCCAAGTCTCTCCCTTGGGGTCGCAGGCGTGAAGCGGCCAGGGACAGCGCCGGGCAGGGGGGTCAGAGCAGCCGAAGGAGCAGCACGTGGCTCCCGGCCCCCGGGGACAGCTCCCCCCCATCAAGGAGGAAGACAAGGAAACAAAGCGGAAGTGGCAGTGGGGGTGTacggagggcagggtggggcaggggggactcTGCTGGGTCGGGGGCCCTGCAGGAGGCTGGTCTCCGTCTCGCTCGCGCCCCCCTCACCCGCAACGCAGACGTCAAAGTAGTCCCCGAACTCGCTCCGGATGTGCTTCACCAGGTCCACGGCGTAGTTGAAGCCGCCGGCCTCCTCTTCCCACTGGTCACCGAGGGGGTCTGCAGGGAGGGGCACGTCACCTCCAGGAGGCCTCAGGGATCCATCCCCGACCCCCGCTGGGGGACCAGGCGCCCCCCCATCCTCCAAGAGCCCCAGGCTCTGTCCTTGAACACACGCAAAcggcctggcccggcccggcccagctggCCTCAGCTCCT
Coding sequences within:
- the MTHFR gene encoding methylenetetrahydrofolate reductase (NADPH) isoform X2; translated protein: MVKDPSPHAEASGTEGSKESSRSSIPGPEPERNERLREKMRRLLESGDKWFSLEFFPPRTSQGAANLISRFDRMGAGGPLFIDVTWHPAGDPGSDKDTASMAVASAAVNYCGLETVLHLTCCRQSREQLTGHLRKARRLGLKNILALRGDPLGDQWEEEAGGFNYAVDLVKHIRSEFGDYFDVCVAGYPKGHPDAGSLEADLQHLKEKVEAGADFIITQLFFEADTFFRFVAACRALGIACPILPGIFPIQGYHSLRQLVKLSRLEVPQQIRDVIEPIKDNDDAIRNYGIEQATSLCRELLASGLAPGLHFYTLNREVATIEVLRRLGLWNEDPRRPLPWAVSAHPKRREEDVRPIFWASRPKSYIYRTQDWDEFPNGRWGHSSSPAFGELRDYYLFYLQSRCSPEELRQMWGEELAGEHSVFQVFEHYLSGEPNPQGHLVTCLPWNDEPLAPETDLLKEQLLRVNRQGVLTINSQPPVNGRPSTDPVVGWGPSGGYVFQKAYLEFFTSRETVQALLQVLKKYELRVNYHIVDVKGENITNAPGLQPNAVTWGIFPGREVIQPTVVDPVSFMFWKDEAFALWTEQWGRLYEEGSPSRGVIQHIHDNYFLVNLVDNDFPLDSCLWQVVEDTFELLNRRPQQGSASEPAAP
- the MTHFR gene encoding methylenetetrahydrofolate reductase (NADPH) isoform X3, which translates into the protein MAVASAAVNYCGLETVLHLTCCRQSREQLTGHLRKARRLGLKNILALRGDPLGDQWEEEAGGFNYAVDLVKHIRSEFGDYFDVCVAGYPKGHPDAGSLEADLQHLKEKVEAGADFIITQLFFEADTFFRFVAACRALGIACPILPGIFPIQGYHSLRQLVKLSRLEVPQQIRDVIEPIKDNDDAIRNYGIEQATSLCRELLASGLAPGLHFYTLNREVATIEVLRRLGLWNEDPRRPLPWAVSAHPKRREEDVRPIFWASRPKSYIYRTQDWDEFPNGRWGHSSSPAFGELRDYYLFYLQSRCSPEELRQMWGEELAGEHSVFQVFEHYLSGEPNPQGHLVTCLPWNDEPLAPETDLLKEQLLRVNRQGVLTINSQPPVNGRPSTDPVVGWGPSGGYVFQKAYLEFFTSRETVQALLQVLKKYELRVNYHIVDVKGENITNAPGLQPNAVTWGIFPGREVIQPTVVDPVSFMFWKDEAFALWTEQWGRLYEEGSPSRGVIQHIHDNYFLVNLVDNDFPLDSCLWQVVEDTFELLNRRPQQGSASEPAAP
- the MTHFR gene encoding methylenetetrahydrofolate reductase (NADPH) isoform X1, encoding MSMQALGARSSGTFSVSPSISKPAAMVKDPSPHAEASGTEGSKESSRSSIPGPEPERNERLREKMRRLLESGDKWFSLEFFPPRTSQGAANLISRFDRMGAGGPLFIDVTWHPAGDPGSDKDTASMAVASAAVNYCGLETVLHLTCCRQSREQLTGHLRKARRLGLKNILALRGDPLGDQWEEEAGGFNYAVDLVKHIRSEFGDYFDVCVAGYPKGHPDAGSLEADLQHLKEKVEAGADFIITQLFFEADTFFRFVAACRALGIACPILPGIFPIQGYHSLRQLVKLSRLEVPQQIRDVIEPIKDNDDAIRNYGIEQATSLCRELLASGLAPGLHFYTLNREVATIEVLRRLGLWNEDPRRPLPWAVSAHPKRREEDVRPIFWASRPKSYIYRTQDWDEFPNGRWGHSSSPAFGELRDYYLFYLQSRCSPEELRQMWGEELAGEHSVFQVFEHYLSGEPNPQGHLVTCLPWNDEPLAPETDLLKEQLLRVNRQGVLTINSQPPVNGRPSTDPVVGWGPSGGYVFQKAYLEFFTSRETVQALLQVLKKYELRVNYHIVDVKGENITNAPGLQPNAVTWGIFPGREVIQPTVVDPVSFMFWKDEAFALWTEQWGRLYEEGSPSRGVIQHIHDNYFLVNLVDNDFPLDSCLWQVVEDTFELLNRRPQQGSASEPAAP